TCAGATATTAAATATTGACTATGTCAAAAAATTAAAACAGATACCGAAAAATATCACTTTTAATACAAAACTCATCCCAATTTATAGTATGGATATATGCGAAGGAAAATTTTTCCAACCCTTGATAATAGCACCCTTTGTAGATGGGATGGATTTAATGCTAACCCTAGACATAACAGAAGGTCCTGGTGATTATCCTGATAAAATAGTTAATGATTTTTTACAAATCCTAATCGAGGAAGATACAAATCCTGCTGTAATAAATGCTTTTGACAAGAGGACATATGATTTGTTTAAAAATATATGCCCTATTCTTGATATAGGATTAAGATTGATAGATGAAGATACACAGGTAAAAAATTTTGAATCAGGATTAAATAACAATGAGTTGAGTACTTATTTTGATAATGACCGTATCTCAACTTATGCCTATGAAACTGTGATGGAATCAATAGAAAAAATACAATTTCCAGAAGCAATTGAAAGCTCTTATGAAGAAATCCTCGAAGAATTAGAATTTCTTTTGTACTACAGTAGTTTTCCTTATGTGGATTTTGAAAAACCTTTGATTTTGTCTATAAAAGAAGCAATTAAAGACATGAAAAATCATATTTAAAAATATTTTCATAGAAAAAAAGGATAAAATGAAAAATAGGAAATTAGAAATTAGGAAAGAAAAAAATAAGACTTATAAGCATGATTTCGTAGAAAAAGTGCTGAGAGATTTGCCCGATTGGTTTGGAATAGAAGATTCAATAATCCAGTATGCAGATGATAGCAAAGACTACGATACCTTTATAATAAGTATGGATGGTGAAGATCTTGGGTTTCTGACTATAAAAGAAACATCGAATCATGCAATCGACTTATATTGCCTTGGTATTTTAAGTAAATATAGGAATACGGGCCTGGGTACTACCCTTGTAGGAGAAGTTTTAGACCTATATAAAAATGATTTTAGCCTAGCCCATGTTAAAACCCTAGATGATGGTATAGATCAGTTTTATGATCAAACTATCAGATTTTATGAATCTTTAGGATTTATGAAACTTGAAACAATTAAAGAAATATGGGGTGAGGACAATCCCTGTCAAATAATGGTAAGAAGCCTTTAGATTTATACAGTCTATAGGCTTTTTTATTTTTCAATTTGTTTTTTTAAAAAATAATGGTACTATAAATGTAACATTATTAGTGCTATAAATGTAACATTGCTATTTATATTCTTTATATAAGGAGTGGTTTGTTGGAAGTAGTAATTGAAAATAGGATCAAGGAGTTTAGGACAGAAATGGGTCTGTCGCAAAATGCCTTAGCCAGGATGGTAGGGCTTAGACGCAGGTCTATTATGGCTTATGAAAATAATACCATAAGTCCAACGTTGGAGACAGCCTATAAAATTTGTAAGGTTTTTGATAAGGATATAAAAGAAGTTTTTATTTTTAAATAGGAGAAAATATGAGTTTATTATTTAATAGGGCAGAGGATATGGATAAGAAAGTAAGAGATTTTTTCGGAGATGGGGGATCATATTTAATAGTTTTTAAGCACAATAGTCCCGGAAAAAACCTGGGCAAAATGATCCTCAGTTCTCTTTACTATGTTATGGATAATTCTAGGACCTTTATTTTGTATTTCAATGAAAAAGGAATATATGAATCTGAGATTTCAAATTCTGATAAAAAAGATTTCTTATTTATGGCTTGGAATGAGATAGAAAGTTTTGACTTAATAGAGAAATCGAAGAGAATTTTAAAAATAAACCATCTAGGCAAGGTCTATGAATATGAAGTTGACCTAAATGGTAAATTATTTAAGAACAACGCAGAAAATTTGGTAAAACTAAAAGATAATAATTGGTATAAGATTAAAAATTAATGCCAATTTTAAATAAAAGGATCTATAAAAGAGAGGACATATTAAATGATCCTGTTTCTGTAAAGCCAGTCTTGGATGCCTTTAAAAATCTAAATAGACAGTTTATAAAATATGTGTGGGATATGTCAATATTTAACCTAAATAAACCAGCAGATGATGAATATAATATATATTTAGATGGGATTATGAAACAGAGAAACCCCGTTGATGCCCTCACTGCCCTTGCTAATTTTAACATTACAAATTAATATAATGGAGTGGAAAAAGAATCAGGCCATATTGATAAGATAAGATGTCCAGTTTATATTATCTATGGGTAAAAAGACCTGGTTGTAAATGTAGATTTGGCCAAAAAAACTAAAGAAGCCTTTGGTGATAGGGCAAAACTTTTTATAATAAAAGATGCAGGCCATGCGGCAATGTTTGATAGAGAAGAAGAATATTTTTCTATATTGTCAGACATTTTAGAATAAAATTTTGATTTAGATATCAAAATTATCGAAGGAGAGAAAATGTTTAAATATTTTAGGGCATTTTTTACAATGCTAAGGGCCCACAAGGGACAAAAAGACAAGGCTGGCAAGCCTTATTTTCTACATCCATTGCGAGTATCTAGGGGATGTGAAAGCAAAAGTGGCAAAATTGTAGGACTCCTACACGATGTTGTTGAGGATAATGATGGTTATAAGATAAATGATTTCACTTTTTTAAATGATCAAGAGTTATCTGCCTTAGAACTTTTAACCCATGATAAGGATGTAGATTATTTTACCTATATAGAAAAAATCAAGACAAATCCATTAGCGAAAGAAGTCAAACTATCGGATTTAAAAGATAATTCTAATCTTAATAGGCTAGCTAAGATTGAGAAAAAAGACATAGAAAGAGTAGAAAAATATAAAAAGGCCCAACAGATACTTGGATCAAGCAATTAATGAGAAAATTGTCCTTTAAAATGGAGAAAAGATGGAACTTATAAATGTAAGTGAAGAAAATTTTGATAATATTATAAAACTAAAAACCAAAGCAGAAGAACAAGGCTTTGTAGACTCTCCACTTTATTCCCTAGCTGAGTGTTTTCTTGATCATGACCACATGAGAGCCTTTGGTATATATGACAATCATATTTTAATTGGATTTACGTCTATGTACTTTAAAGATGATTTTGGGCAAATAATAAATTTTTTTATAAGTGATGAATATCAAAATAAATCCTTTGGTAGAAAGGCTGTAGGAATTTTAATTGATATCTTTAAAAAATTTTATAAGCTAGATAGTGTTTCTGTTGGAGTTTACAAAGACAATAAAGGAGCCTTTGATTTTTGGGCTAAACAGGGATTTATAGACACTGGGAATGTAGAAGGCGATTATATTTATTTGAGAAAAATTTTAAATAAGATTCTGATTTCAAAAGATCTTTATCTAGTCAATTATTTCCCTGCCTACAGGCTAAGCTTAGAATGGTATCAGGATAAAGAAACTGTGAAAATGGTTGATAATATTGATGATGTCTACAGTATAGAAGACCTTAAAAGAATGTATACCTATTTGTCAAAAAATGGTGACCTATATTATATTGTCTATGATGACAAGTTAGTAGGGGATTGTGCAATTTTCGACCATAATTTCTTAGCCATTGTTATAGGTAAAAATTTTAGGAATATGAATATTGGCAAAAAAGTCTTGGATAAACTTATAGATTTAGGTAGAGAAAAGGACCTAGATTACCTACAAGCGGAAATTTATGATTTTAACCAGGCGAGTCTTGCCTTATTTAAAGGCAAAGGTTTTAAGAAAATAAAAAAAGAACTTTATAGGTTGGATTTATGACTGTAGATATAAAGAGAAATATAAATTTTTATAGGAATTTTGATAAAAATAATGACTTGTGGTGCGATTGTGTTTATTGCAAATTTTATAGGTCAAAAATTGGAAAAATATATCCAGAAATTAGTAAATATCTTGAAAAATTGGCAATTGATATAAATAAACCCTATGAATCATCTCTTCCTTTTTTGTCAGAGGATAATAAATTATCATATGATTTTGCCTGGTATATTTGCTTTGGGGATGAAGATGGTCTCAATAATATAGAAATAGACGGAGCAAATATTAGAAAAACTCTTGATTACCCAGATCCTGGACTAGATAGCCAATATTTTATTTTAGAGATTGGCCCCTTGTATTTAGGTGATAAATCAGATTATGCAAACTTAGGATAAAAAAACCAACTTTACAAAGTTGGTTCAGAGCGTCGACAAACCCACTAATAAATTGGGAGTGTTGGCGCTTTTTCTATATTTATTTTAAAATATATTAATTTTTCAAATAATAACGTAAACTCTTTAGTAAACAGAGGAAAATTACCTCCATCTCCGTCTAATCTATCCAGTAATTTTGCTAATTTTTTTATATTTAGGCACGCAAAAGTTAGTGCCGCTTTCATACTCATTTTTTCCTTACCTATCATATTGGTATATCTAAAACTATGGTATTCTTTAGCACTTCCGAATTGTCTTTCTATTGTTTCTTTTCTTTGCTTATATTCTGCTTTTCCTGCTTTGGTTAGTCTGTACCATTCACAATAGTCTATGTATCCTTGCCATATATGCCTTATTATTACTTTTACCTTGCTTTTACTTTTTGTACATTTGCTTAAAGATGGGCAGTCTTCACATAAGCTTTTCTTGCTTTTATATATTCTGTAGCCTTCTCGTTTTGTTGTTGAGTACAGGAGTATTTTGTTTTCTGGGCATATGTAGCAGTCGTTCGTTTCGTCATATTTATATTCTTTTGGATAGAAAGATTCTTTATCGTTTCTTCTTCCTTTTGGTTTTGTATATGGTAAGACTGGCATTATTCCTTTTTCTATTAGTTCTTTTGCTATTGCTGGTATTTTGTATCCTGCATCCATTACTATCTTTTCTGACTTGTATTTTTCTAATTTTTCTTTGAAGAATGATGGGAAGGTTGTTGAGTCGTGTAGGTTTCCTGGATAGGCTTTGTATCCTAAGATCCATCCATTTTTATCACATGATGTTTGGATTGAGTATGCGTATACTTCTTTGTGGTTTCCTTTATGGAATAGTCCACTTTCTGGATCTGTTG
This window of the Anaerococcus mediterraneensis genome carries:
- a CDS encoding helix-turn-helix transcriptional regulator, yielding MEVVIENRIKEFRTEMGLSQNALARMVGLRRRSIMAYENNTISPTLETAYKICKVFDKDIKEVFIFK
- a CDS encoding histidine kinase, with the protein product MSLLFNRAEDMDKKVRDFFGDGGSYLIVFKHNSPGKNLGKMILSSLYYVMDNSRTFILYFNEKGIYESEISNSDKKDFLFMAWNEIESFDLIEKSKRILKINHLGKVYEYEVDLNGKLFKNNAENLVKLKDNNWYKIKN
- a CDS encoding GNAT family N-acetyltransferase, whose translation is MELINVSEENFDNIIKLKTKAEEQGFVDSPLYSLAECFLDHDHMRAFGIYDNHILIGFTSMYFKDDFGQIINFFISDEYQNKSFGRKAVGILIDIFKKFYKLDSVSVGVYKDNKGAFDFWAKQGFIDTGNVEGDYIYLRKILNKILISKDLYLVNYFPAYRLSLEWYQDKETVKMVDNIDDVYSIEDLKRMYTYLSKNGDLYYIVYDDKLVGDCAIFDHNFLAIVIGKNFRNMNIGKKVLDKLIDLGREKDLDYLQAEIYDFNQASLALFKGKGFKKIKKELYRLDL
- a CDS encoding GNAT family N-acetyltransferase, translating into MKNRKLEIRKEKNKTYKHDFVEKVLRDLPDWFGIEDSIIQYADDSKDYDTFIISMDGEDLGFLTIKETSNHAIDLYCLGILSKYRNTGLGTTLVGEVLDLYKNDFSLAHVKTLDDGIDQFYDQTIRFYESLGFMKLETIKEIWGEDNPCQIMVRSL
- a CDS encoding GTP pyrophosphokinase, with product MFKYFRAFFTMLRAHKGQKDKAGKPYFLHPLRVSRGCESKSGKIVGLLHDVVEDNDGYKINDFTFLNDQELSALELLTHDKDVDYFTYIEKIKTNPLAKEVKLSDLKDNSNLNRLAKIEKKDIERVEKYKKAQQILGSSN
- a CDS encoding IS1182 family transposase, whose protein sequence is MLYKNEKNNTEQVQMVSVEQLVPKDHILRKIDKYIDFNFIYDLVEDKYSQTTGRPSIDPVVLIKLVILQYFFNINSMRQTIKEVEVNIAYRWFLGLDFYDKVPHFSTFGKNYERRFKNTDIFNQIFENILDQAMSYGFVDTKIQFVDSTHVKAHANRHKSQKVKIKKKVKSYQRKLEKEVNEDRNKNGKDDFDYPDGEILEEKEISQSTTDPESGLFHKGNHKEVYAYSIQTSCDKNGWILGYKAYPGNLHDSTTFPSFFKEKLEKYKSEKIVMDAGYKIPAIAKELIEKGIMPVLPYTKPKGRRNDKESFYPKEYKYDETNDCYICPENKILLYSTTKREGYRIYKSKKSLCEDCPSLSKCTKSKSKVKVIIRHIWQGYIDYCEWYRLTKAGKAEYKQRKETIERQFGSAKEYHSFRYTNMIGKEKMSMKAALTFACLNIKKLAKLLDRLDGDGGNFPLFTKEFTLLFEKLIYFKINIEKAPTLPIY